In the Phaseolus vulgaris cultivar G19833 chromosome 7, P. vulgaris v2.0, whole genome shotgun sequence genome, one interval contains:
- the LOC137829404 gene encoding agamous-like MADS-box protein AGL80, translated as MSRKKLKLAFISNDMARKTTYKRRKKGIMKKVDELATLCGISACAVISNPFDSETEVWPNPEGVNKVMERFKNASVLNKSRNVNHESFMMQRIVKAQNELKMQREENYEKEITLSMFQFMQGQNLPSTVEEIKEIHKMIEKNIKEIENKLAALHCES; from the coding sequence ATGAGTAGGAAGAAATTGAAACTTGCTTTTATCTCTAATGACATGGCAAGGAAAACCACGTACAAGAGAAGGAAGAAGGGTATCATGAAGAAGGTGGATGAACTGGCCACCCTCTGCGGGATCTCAGCTTGTGCTGTAATTTCTAATCCTTTTGATTCTGAGACAGAAGTTTGGCCAAATCCAGAAGGAGTGAACAAGGTGATGGAGAGGTTTAAGAATGCATCTGTGCTAAACAAAAGCAGGAATGTGAACCACGAAAGCTTCATGATGCAAAGGATCGTGAAAGCACAAAATGAATTGAAGATGCAACGTGAAGAGAACTACGAGAAGGAGATTACCTTGTCCATGTTTCAGTTCATGCAAGGTCAAAACCTGCCAAGTACCGttgaagaaatcaaagaaatccACAAAATGattgagaaaaatataaaagagattgagAATAAGTTGGCTGCACTCCACTGTGAGTCATGA
- the LOC137830116 gene encoding aspartic proteinase-like, whose translation MGNTYLLLTFCLWALTCSLLPSFSCGLMKIGLKKRDVDLDSIRTARMVREKLRIGRPVLGAYDQYLGKPTDEGIVPLKNYLDAQYYGEIGIGTPPQKFNVIFDTGSSNLWVPSSKCYFSLACYTHKWYKPKKSKTYIKNGTSCKISYGSGSISGFFSEDSVKVGDIVVKKQDFIEATREGSLSFLLAKFDGLLGLGFQEISVENAVPVWYNMVQQNLVSDQVFSFWLNGDPSAKEGGELVFGGVDPKHFKGNHTYVPVTKKGYWQIEMGDFFVGGLSTGVCEGGCAAIVDSGTSLLAGPTTVVTEINHAIGAEGVLSVECKEVVSEYGELLWDLLISGVRPGDVCSQVGLCVAKRGQSESNGIEMVTEKEHRELSAKDTVLCTPCQMLVIWIQNQLKQQKTKETVFNYVNQLCENLPSPNGESVVNCNGISGLPNITFTVGDKPFTLTPEQYILKTGEGIAEVCISGFIAFDIPPPRGPLWILGDVFMRVYHTVFDYGNLRVGFAKAA comes from the exons ATGGGGAACACGTATTTGTTGCTCACCTTTTGTTTGTGGGCTTTGACATGCTCACTTCTTCCTTCTTTCTCGTGTGGACTTATGAAAATTGGTTTGAAGAAGAGAGATGTAGATCTTGACAGTATCAGAACAGCTAGAATGGTACGAGAAAAGCTAAGAATAGGCAGACCTGTGTTGGGTGCATATGATCAATATCTTGGCAAACCAACCGATGAGGGCATAGTACCTTTGAAGAATTATTTGGATGCACAATATTATGGAGAGATTGGAATTGGCACACCTCCGCAGAAATTTAATGTCATATTTGATACTGGAAGTTCCAACCTATGGGTTCCATCATCAAAGTGCTATTTTTCT CTTGCCTGCTATACCCATAAATGGTACAAGCCAAAGAAGtccaaaacatatataaaaaatg GAACATCATGTAAAATAAGCTATGGATCTGGATCAATATCTGGTTTTTTCAGTGAAGATAGTGTTAAAGTTGGTGATATTGTTGTAAAGAAACAG GATTTCATTGAGGCAACTAGAGAAGGAAGTCTTTCCTTTCTGTTAGCGAAGTTTGATGGATTACTTGGGCTTGGGTTTCAGGAGATCTCAGTTGAAAATGCTGTGCCAGTATG GTACAATATGGTGCAGCAAAATCTTGTAAGTGATCAGGTGTTCTCTTTTTGGCTCAATGGGGATCCCAGTGCGAAAGAGGGTGGTGAACTAGTTTTTGGAGGTGTTGATCCAAAACACTTCAAAGGAAATCACACTTATGTTCCAGTTACTAAAAAAGGTTACTGGCAG atTGAAATGGGAGATTTTTTCGTCGGTGGTCTCTCAACAG GTGTCTGTGAGGGTGGCTGTGCTGCTATTGTGGATTCAGGAACATCTTTGCTTGCTGGTCCAACT ACTGTTGTAACTGAAATCAATCATGCTATTGGAGCTGAAGGAGTTCTAAGCGTAGAATGTAAGGAAGTTGTTTCTGAATATGGAGAATTGTTATGGGATCTCTTGATATCTGGG GTACGACCTGGTGATGTGTGTTCACAGGTTGGTTTATGTGTTGCCAAAAGGGGTCAATCAGAAAG CAATGGAATTGAGATGGTGACCGAAAAGGAACATAGAGAGTTGTCAGCTAAAGATACTGTTTTGTGCACTCCCTGTCAGATGCTTGTGATTTGGATTCAGAATCAACTAAAACAACAGAAGACCAAGGAAACAGTTTTCAACTATGTAAATCAG CTGTGCGAGAACTTGCCAAGTCCAAATGGAGAGTCAGTAGTAAACTGTAATGGCATTTCTGGATTACCCAACATCACATTTACTGTTGGAGACAAACCTTTCACCCTCACTCCTGAGCAG TATATTCTGAAAACTGGAGAAGGCATTGCAGAAGTTTGCATTAGTGGGTTTATTGCTTTTGACATTCCTCCTCCACGAGGTCCACTTTG GATTCTTGGTGATGTTTTCATGAGGGTATATCACACTGTCTTTGACTATGGGAATCTCAGAGTTGGTTTCGCCAAAGCTGCGTAA